The region CGCTCTGCCATTATGATGCTGCACCACATCGACCTGAAAGACGAGGCAAACCGCATTGAGGCAGCTTTGGAGGCTACGCTGGCTAACAAAGAAGAGTGCACCGGCGATCTTGGCGGCAAGGCTAACACCATGCAGTTCGCGCAGAACATCATTTCAAAACTTTAACTAAGCATACTGATCATGAAAAAGAATCTGTTTCTGGTAGCAGGTATGGCAATAACTATGTTTGCCACAAGCTGCGAAAATAACAAGACTGGCAACGATACAGTAGCGGAGAACACCACAGCGACGGAGGCTCCTGTGCAGCCGATCGAGAATCCGAACGTGGTGGCTACAACTGCCCAGGGCGAGACTGCAACTGCGGGTAACTCCGCCGTGATGAGCTTTGAGCAGACAGAGTACGACTTTGGCTCTATTAAGGAAGGCGAGACCATCGAGCACACCTTCGAGTTTACCAACACCGGCAGCACGCCGCTTGTAATCGAGAGCGCCACGGCTACCTGCGGTTGTACCGTGCCCGAGTGGACCAAAACACCGGTTGCCCCTGGCCAGAAAGGTTCTGTGGCGGTTAAGTTTAACAGCAACGGCAAGCCAGGCCAGCAGCAGCCAACTGTTACCATTCGTGCCAACACCGAGCCCAATATCGTGCGTGTGGCCATGAAGGGTAGCGTTGAGCCGAAGAACAGAATGCCTGTAGCGGGCTCAGACGGCCCGGTGCGCCGCAACTAATTCATACTTCCAAAGAGCGTTTTAAGAGGATACATCACACATGAATACTATACTTCTTCAGACTCCGGATGGCGGCATGCTGCCTCAGTTGCTTATGTTCGGGGCCATTATCCTGGTGTTTTACTTCTTCATGATCCGTCCGCAGCAGAAAAAAGTACGTGACCAGAAGAAGTTCCGCGAGGAGCTGACAAAAGGCATGACCGTGGTCACCATAGGTGGCCTGCATGGCAAACTGATTGCATTAGACGACGACACCATCACGTTAGAAGTGGACAAGGGCGTACGCCTGACATTCGATAAAACCGCCGTCTCCATGGAAGCGACCATGAAGGTGCAAAACCCCGCATAACATTGCCTTTAGAGGGAGTAAAAAATATAGCTTTATGGTTCATGAGGCCATTTCAGCCACGGACAAAGCAATACTGGCGAGTAGTATTGCTTTGTTTCGTGGCGGCCTCTACCTTCTGGCTCCTCAACGCCCTCAATAAAAGCTACAGTACGCAAACCTCTTATCCCATCCGGTTTGTGTACGATGAAAACGAACTTATTCCCATCAAGCCGTTGCCGCAGGAGATCGCCATTAACGTGACCGGCAAGGGATGGAAACTGCTGCGCAAGAGCCTTCGGGTGGAGGTGCAGCCAGCTGAGATCTATATCCGCGACCTGCCGCGCAACAACTACCTGCTGGGCTCCGCCCTGCGCCCCTCCCTGGTAAACGCCCTCGACGGCCTCCAGCTTAACTTCGTGGTGACCGATACCATCTACTTCGACTTTGATCCGAAGGTGCAGAAACGAATGGCCCTGCGCCTGGACCCGAGCCAGCAGCTGACGAATAACCAGCACGCCGTGGTGGGGCCGGTGCGCATCAGCCCCGACAGTATCACCTTTACCGGCCCCGCTTCGCTGATCGACAGCCTGCCGGACCCTTTCCTGTTGCGCCTGCCCGAGCAAACACTGACCGAGCCTGCCAAGGTGCCTGTTCCGATCAACTACAACTATAAGTCGTTGGTGGAGGCTGATGTGGAGCAGGCGCACGTAATCGTGAACGTGAAGAGCCTGGTATCGGAGGAGCGGCAGGTGCTGCCGGAGCTGGTGAATGTGCCCGAGGGTGCCTCGCTTAACCTGCGACCGCCCATCGTGGTGCTGCGCTACCAGGTGCTGCAGGACTCCATGTCGCTGCTGAATCGCGCTGCCTTTAAAGTGGTGCTAAACTACAACAGGTTTAACCCCATTGACTCCACGCTGGTGCCGGAGCTGGTACAGCAGCCGCGCGGTATACGCAACGTGCAGGTATGGCCTAACCGCATAAGGGTTTCCAGGAGATAATATGCTGAAGATAGGTATAACAGGTGGCATAGGCACAGGCAAAACGATCGTGAGCCGCCTGTTTGCCGTGCTCGGGGTGCCGGTGTATGATGCCGACACCCGCGCCAAATGGGTAATGCACCACAACCAGGCACTGCGGGAGGAACTGCTGAAGGCCTTTGGCCCGGCCACCTTCTCCGATGCCGGGGAGCTGGATCGCGCCTACCTGGCAGGCATGGTGTTTAACAACCCGCAGCGGCTGGAGCTGCTCAATAGCCTGGTGCACCCCCACGTAGGAACGGATTTTGACGTATGGGCAGCCTCGCATGCTAACAAGCCCTACGTGCTAAAGGAAGCCGCGCTGCTGTTTGAGTCGGAGTCGTGGAGGCAGCTGGATGAGGTGATCACCGTGTCCTCGCCGCTGGAGCTGCGCATCAAACGCCTGCTTAAACGCGACACCCACCGCACCGAGGCTGACATCAAGGCTATCATGGACCGCCAGCTGAGCGAGGAAGAGAAGATGAAACGCGCCCAGCACATTATCTACAACGACGATAAGCAACTCATCATCCCGCAGGTGCTTGCCCTGCATGAGCAGTTCTCTAAAGCAGGAGCCTAAGTATAAACCATCGATTTTCGTAAGGGAAATAACCGGTTGCCGGCGTGCAGGCGGAGCGGTATACTATGCCTGGTGATGAACCGTTGATAAAGTATAGCGAGCGCTAAAGTATGGGAATGGGAGGGAGAACAGAAAAGTATGGATATAAAAAAAGGACAACTTTGCAGTTGTCCTTTTGTGGGGCGTACTGGATTCGAACCAGTGACCCCCTGCTTGTAAGGCAGGTGCTCTGAACCAGCTGAGCTAACACCCCGTTTTTTGTTTTCGTTGACCTTTTGTCCCCGTTTGATGATGCAAATATGGAGGTTATTTTTGAGACTGCAAAACATCTGCGAAAAATTTCTCAAAAAATTTTTCCAGTAACGGGCCACTATTGTTCGCGTGTTATTACTGCTGTACCTTTAGGGTTTGTAAGGTGCTAAAAATCTGAACTTTCGCCAGGTGAGAAATGGAGTGGTAAAAAAAGTGCTATTTTATGGAGTCGCTATTCTGGTAGCGTCCCTGGGCCTGGCATTGGCGCTGGTGTACACCTATCAGGACAAAATAATTGAGCTTTTTGTGGCGGAGGCGAACAAGCACATTAAAACCAAGGTGGATGTGCGGCAGATCTCACTCTCGCTTTTTGAAAAATTCCCACAGGTGGCCGTAACGCTGGACGAGGTGAACGTGCACGAGGGGCTGCCGGAGAGCCGGGAGTCGCTGGCGCGGGCCGACAAGCTATACTTTACCTTCAGCCTCTGGGACGTGCTGCGGGGGCAGTACAGCGTAAAAGAGTTTTACATGGAACAGGGCGAGGTGTACGTAAAAGTGCTGCCCGACGGGAGCGTGAATTACGAGATCATCGCCACTGACACCACCTCCTCTGATAACAGCGGTTTTTCCTTCGACCTGGAAAGCATAAACCTGCGCGAGGTGGCCGTGCATTACATCGACCAGCAGCTGAAGCAAAGCTACGAGGTAAACGCGCACCAGCTGGCCGCAGCCCTTGCCATCTCCCCTGAAACGATAGACATACAGGCCGAGGGGAAGGCCACCATCCATACCATCCAGATCGGCACGGGCGAGTACTTTAAAGGCAAACAGGTAAACCTGAGCTCGGCCCTAAGTATAAACCGGCAGGCGCAGACCATCGCACTGCAGCCCTCGGTGGTGCAGGTGGGGGAGGCAGCCTACGAGGTGGGCGGCGGCATTGCCTACGGCGGCGTAACGGAGCTGGACCTGAAAGTGGACGGCAAGAACACCAACGTCCAGTCGCTGCTCTCGCTGCTGCCCCAAAGTATGACCGAGGAATTGAGCCAGTACCGCAGCGAGGGCGAGGTGTACTTTAACGGCACTGTGAAAGGCAAATCCTCCGGCAAGCATGTGCCAGGTATAAACGTCAGTTTCGGCGCGCGTGATGCTTCGTTTTTTCATCCTGATGCAAAGCAGCGCGTGGAGAATATCTTCCTCAAAGGCAGTTTCACGAACGGGGAGAAGCAGAATGCCACCAGCTCGGTGCTGGAGCTCAGGGAACTGAAAGGCGTGCTGAACGGCAGACCTTTTAAAGGCAACCTGAAGTATAGCAACTTCGACAACCCGCACATTGCTTTTGATGTGCAGGGGATGCTGGACGTGGGCTACGTATTGGGGCTGGCGAAGATGGAGCAGGTGCGCAGCGGCAGCGGCCTGGCGGATGTGCGCATCGCTTTCTCCGGTAACCTTAACGAGTTTAAGGCACGCCCGGGCAACAGTACCCTCAACACCACCGGCGATATCACGCTGCACAACGTATCGCTGACGCTGCAGGAAATGCCGCTGCCGCTAAGCAACCTCAGGGGCAACTTCATGTTCAAGCGCAACGATGTGGCCGTATCGGACTTTAAAGGCAAGCTAGGTGAATCTGACTTTACCGTGAACGGGATGTTCCGAAATGTGATGGCCTGGCTGATCCTGGAGAACCAGCGCCTGCTGGTGGAAGCCGATTTCAAGAGCCAGTACCTGAACTTCGACCAGCTGCTGAGCGAGGAGCAGAACACGCCGGAGGATGCCCGCACCGGCGAGGGCTACAAGTTCAACGTGTCCCCGAACATCGCCTTCGACCTGAGCGCCTCCATTGACAGGCTGCGGTTCAGGAGGTTCAGGGGCAAGAACATCCAGGGGGAAGTAAAGCTGCGCAACCAGGTGGTTTCCACGCCTAACATCTCGTTTCAGGCTATCGGCGGTAATTTTGCCGTACGTGGTAACCTGGATGCCCGAACCCCTAACCACATCAAAGTAAGCACCGCCGCTAAGCTAAACAGCATGAGCGTGGACAGCCTGTTTTACGTGTTCGAGAACTTCCACCAGAACTTTATAGAGGAGCGGCACCTGCGCGGCCTGCTCACGGCCAACATAGTGTCGGATGTATACTTCGACAGTCAGCTCAACCCTAAGACAAACCTGCTGCAGGCCGAGATAGAGGCCACCGTGCGCAACGGGCAGCTGATCAGCTTCCCGCCCATGCAGAAGATGTCGGCGTTTGTGAAGCGCACCGAGCTGGCCAACATGCATTTTGCCGAGCTGCACAACTCGTTCTGGATACAGCAGGGCACCATCTATATACCGGAGATGGATATCCGCTCCAACCTGTCGGCGGCGCCGGTGGTGTCGGTGTCGGGCACCCATACGTTTGACCAGAAGATGGATTACAGGATAAAGCTGCCGCTCTTCAGCAAGCAGCGCCCCGATAAGGACGCCCGCTTCGGCACGGTGGCCGAAGACCCGGATGCCGGCAACAGCAACCTGTTTCTGACACTGAGAGGCAGTGAGCGTGACTTTAAAATCGCCTACGATGATGAGCGGGTGCGACAAAAGATCAAGACAGACCTGAAGCAGGAAGGGCAGGAACTACGCGACCTGCTGCGCGGAAAGAAGCCGAAGCAGAAAGAGAAGGAAGTGGAGTTGCAGGAAGGCGAGTATTTCGATTTTAATTAAAGGGAGCACCTCCCGGAGAGCTGAATTTGCCTGTTACCAACCGGTATCCTTAAAAAATTCTATACATTTACTTATCCATAGGGCCTGTTTACCTTGAAATAAACTCCATACAGGGTAAAAGTGATACTTTGGGCGTAACCATGGCCTAAGCAGGTCGTTAAAGAAATCAAAACTACGAGTAACGATGCTTGTAGAGCCTGAGGATTTAGGTTTACCGGGAAGAGATTCCCGAATGGTTAAGATGATAGTGTAACCGTGTAATTCAGAAGAATTTAAGATATAAGGGTGAAAAAAAAGCCGGAGCTTCTCCGGCTTTTTTATTTTCAGGAGTCTTACTCGAGGTCCGTCCCTCCCACGTATGGCCTTTCTGCGGGCTGTTGCGGCGCGCCCTCAGGTGGTTGCTGCAGGTATAGCCTTTGCGTAGGCAGGGCGAACTCCGCCCCGTAGTTTTCCACAATTTCCACAATTCTGTAGTTGATTTCTTCTTTGATATCGATAAAGTCGAACCAATCCATGGTGTCCACAAAGTATAGCACCATCACATCCTTTGCGTCAGGGCTCAGCCCCAGAAAGCGAACACGGCCATCGTCGTTCGTGCGCGGGTGCTGATCGATGTACGCCTGTATGTCGCGGGTAATGTCGCGGAGCTGCTGGGAGGTGGTCTGGTAGGTCAGGCGAATATCGAACTTGGCTCGCCGGAAAGTACGCAGCGTCAGGTTATCGAGCGGCTTGTCGATCATCAGCTTATTGGGCACCGTCACGAAGCTCTTCTCCAGGGTGCGGATGCGCGTGCTCCGGAAGCCCACTTTTTCCACGGTGCCGATCATCTCGCCCACCTGCACAAGGTCGCCGGCCATGAAGGGCTTGTCGAGGAAGATGGTGAAGGAGGCCAGCAGATTCTCTATACTTTCCTTGGCGGCAAAGGCAACGGCCAAACCGCCCACACCCAAGCCAGCCACCAACCCGGTTACGTTTACACCGAACACCGACCCCAGCATGGCCATAAAGGAGAAAACAACGATCAGCACCTTGGTGAAGTCCTTGAAGAAGGGCACCAGCTGCTCGTTGAGCTTAGAAGCGGCCCGCTCGGTGCGGTGCTGAAACACAAGCCCCACAAAGTCGGCAAAGCGCAGCAGCACCCACGTAAGCGCCACGATCACGAACACTTGGTATGTCCGGAGCAGGAAAGTCTTCAGGAACGGGTCACCGGCCTTCAGGTCTTGCGGCTGCACCGGGTAATCCAGCACCTGAAAAGCGAAGTATAGAAATACCAGGAACAGCAGCACCTCCAGCGGCTGCACCAGCAGACGGCGGAACTCAGGCAGGTCGGCCTCAGGCCAGAACCGGCTTCCCAGCTTGTAGACCAGGCCCGAAAGCATCCTGGACAGAAGCGTGTTGAAGAGAAGCCCGAATAAAAGTATGGCTGCGGAAGTAAGGTACTCCGCCACGGTATTCCCTAAGAACTCCTGGCGGAGCCATTCGCTGTTAAGCAACTCTTGCATAGGTAAGGGGGTTACTTTAGAGCAACTGGCTCAAGGCAATTTCAAAGCTTGTTTTGGCGATCTCGGTTTTCTGCATTTGCTTCCCATGCGATTTCTCCAGCGCCCTGCGGATGATGCTGGAGGTGTCGCTGAAGATAGCCTCGTCCGTGATTTCGACCTCGCTCTCCATCAGGTAGGCGAACACACGGGCCATGCCGCAGTTGGCGATAAAATCAGGGATAACAGAGAGGTTGCGGTCGGCATACTCGCCGGTAGGGCCGAAGAAGATCTCCGGGTCCTGGAAGGGCACGTTGGCGCCGCAGGAAATCACCTGCATGCCACTTTTAATCATCCGCTCCACCTGGTCGCGCGAAACGAGCCTGGAGGCAGCGGCAGGTATAAAGATCTCCGCCGGCAGGTCCCAGATACGACGGTTGGTATCTTCGAAAGTGAGTATACCCGGTGTGTCCGGGTTAAGTGTATTGCCCTGTCGGTTCAGGAAAAGGTCCGTGATTTCCTCGAACGTATAGCCAGCCTCCTTTATCACGCCTCCGGCACGGTCTATAATGCCAACGATCTTCACGCCTTTGGAGGCCAGGTAATAGCCTGCGGCTGCACCCACGTTGCCCCAGCCCTGTATAATGGCGCGCTTGCCTTCAAATTGTTCTCCCCAGATGTCGTAGTAGTGGCGCACGGCCTCCGCCACGCCATATCCCGTTATCATGTCGGCAACCGTGTACTTGCGGGCCGTGGAAGGGGAGAAGTGCGGATCCTCGATCACCTTGACCACGCCCTGACGAAGCTGGCCGATCTTGTTTATCTTTTGTGGCTCGGTGGCGTTAAAGTGACCGTTCACCACCCCCTCCTGCGGGTGCCATAAGCCATAGTCTTCCGTAATCGGGATCACCTCGTGTATCTCATCCACGTTCAGGTCGCCGCCGGTGCCGTAGTAGCTCTTTAGCAGCGGGATAACGGCCTTGTACCAACGCTCCAGCACGCCGCGCTTGCGTGGGTCAGCAGGGTCGAAGTTGATGCCGGACTTGGCGCCCCCAATGGCGGGGCCGGAGACCGTGAACTTCACCTCCATAGTCTTCGCCAGCGACTCCACCTCGTGCTTGTCCAGGCCCTTGCGCATGCGGGTGCCTCCACCTGCCGCGCCCCCGCGCAGCGAGTTGATCACTACCCAGCCTTCGGCCTCTGTTTCAGGATCTTTCCACTCAAAAACTATCTCAGGTCTTTTGTTCTCAAACTTGGCAAGTAAGTCTTTCATTCGAGTTAAGGGTGTATCAAGTATATGGTGCAAAGGTACAAAATTTAAACCGGGCAGGGCTTAGCAGAGGTAAATGGCCCCGCCCACGTTGGTGCGGCTGGCGCCCGTTACGCTGCTGAGGCAGTTGGGCTCGCCGCGCCAGCGCAGCACGCCCAGGAAGGCGAATATCAGCGCCTCCTTGAACGAGACCACCTCCGGTGCCGGCACCTCCACGTTGTACTTTGGGCCCAGGTGCTGCCGTATCTGCTCCACCAGGTAGCCGTTAAACGCTCCGCCACCTGTTAATAGTACACGGTGTTGCCCCTCATGCAGCGTCGGCAGTGCCAGCTGCAACTGCTGAGCAACGTGGTGGCAAACGGTGTGCAGTTTATCGGTAACGGAGGCATCGCTTGCTTCTATGCTTCTCAGGCTGTGCTCCATTACCCATTCCTTGCCCAGCGACTTGGGCGCCGGTGCCGAGAAGTACGCGGGGCGGTTAAGGGCCTCTAATAAATCCTGCTGCAACGTACCGGAGCGGGCCAGTGCGCCGTTATCATCGTAGGAAAGGCCTGCACGGTTGGCCAGTGTGTTCAGCAGCATGTTGCAGGCGCTCGTGTCAAAGGCCAGGCGGGTGCCGTTGCGGGTGTAAGAAACATTGGCGATGCCCCCAAGTTGACGCAGTAGTCGTACTGGCCGAACAGCAGTTCATCGCCGAGGGGCACCAGCGGGGCCCCTGCCCGCCCAGGGCAATGTCGAGGGTGCGGAAGTTGCAGACCACGGGTAGCTGCGCGCTTGCGGCCAGGTAAGCGCCATGGCCCAACTGCAGCGAGATGTGCTTTTCGGGCTGGTGGAAAATCGTATGTCCGTGAGAAGCAACAAAATCCGGCTGTATTGCGTGTTGTTGTACAAACTTGTGAACCTGCTGGCCCATAAACCTGCCGAAGGCATGGTCCAGCTCCACCAGTTTCAGGCCGCTTGCGGTCTCGGCACCCCGTAGAGAGTCAATTAAAGTATCAGTATATGGTAATGTAGTAGTATTTAGTATCTCATATATCCAATTATGAGATTTGTACGTAAATCTACAATAAGCAATATCGAGGCCGTCGAGCGACGTCCCGGACATTAAGCCGATTACATGATAAGAAGTATCCATTGGCCAAAAATAATAAAAGCACGCCAATGATTTTCAGCCAAATAGTGCAGGCTCCGTATATATCTTATTATGAATAAGAATGAAAATTGATTTTAGAAACTGTTAGGTATAATTTTAATTATGAAAAGTTTGTTGTCAAGAGTTGAATCGAAGAAGATAGATAAGGCGGCAGCCATGCTGAAGGTATTGGCACACCCCAAAAGACTGGCGATTGTGGATTTGCTCGGAAAAGAGGATAAAATGACTGTTACAGAGATATATAAGCAGTTAGACCTTCCCCAGGCCATCGCATCGCAGCACCTCATTACACTCAAAGACAAGGGCGTGCTCTCGTCCTTTAAAGTGGGAACCAAGATCTATTACTCCCTGGCTATCCCCAAATTGATCGACGTGATCGATTGCCTGGAAGAATGCTGCATTGATATATAAGTATGAGCCTGCACCTCGGTGCGGCTTTCTTTGCCAGTGGATGAAACGGCTAAGGCCCCCGTACATCTCAGGAATGGGAGATTTGCGGAGGCCTTAGTTGTTTTTTCACTAAGAAAATTGCACTGTTTACTCAGTTTTTTGGTCCTCACTCACCGGCTGATTCTCCAAATTAAAGAGGTCATTGAGCAGGTCGATGAGGGTTTCAGCCTCCCCGCGCTTGCAAGCGGCTTTCAGTTGCAGTACCGGCAGCTTTATAATTTTTTGCATCATCGACTTGGTGATGCTGTCTACTAACTTTGTCTCTTTCGGCCCCAGTTTCTTCACGTAGCGGGCTATTTCCTCCTGCCGTATCGTTTCCAGTGCGCTCTTTAGGCGGTGGATTGTCGGCGACACCATCATCTCCTTCGACCAGTCGTTGAACTGGTCAATCGACTCCGTCACAATCTCCTTTACTTTCGGCACCGAGTTGATGCGGCGCTGCAGCGCCTCGGAAGCTTTGTTTTGAATGGTATCGATGTTATACACCAGCACGCCCGGTATACTTTCCAGGTCGGCTTCCACACTGCGCGGTACAGCCAGATCGATAAAGAACTTATAGGTAAGGATGTCCAAGCGCTTCACCATTTCCTTGGTAAAAAACGGCGTCTCGCGGGCTACGGAAGAGATGATCACATCGGCCTCCTTCATGCCCTGCACGATCTCCTCGAAAGGCAGGATCTCCATGTGGCACTCTTCGGCCAGGGCCTGCGCCTTTGCCTTGGTGCGGTTCGAGATCTTTACGTTCTTAAAGCCCAGGTCTTTCAGGTTGCGGCACACATCGGCGCCAATCTCGCCCAAACCTACCACCAGTATACTTGGGTCGGTGATGTCAGCGGTCAGCTCCTCGATCAGCTCGATCGCGGCGTAAGAGGTAGAGGCAGCACCGTCCCGGAAAGAGGTCTCCTGCACCACGCGCTTGTTGGTGAAGAAGATCGTGTGCATCAGGCGGTGGAGGAACGGGCCGGCGGTTTCGTTGTCGGCGCTCCACTGGTAGGCCATCTTCACCTGGTTCGAGATCTGCATATCGCCCACCACCTGCGACTCCAGCCCCATCGACACGTCGAAAAGGTGCTGCACGGCATCGTCGTGCTCGCTCAGGATGGTGAAATAGTCGAAGTACTGGGAGATGTTCTCGATGCCCTTGGTGATGCCCAAAAGCTTGACGATCTCCTTGCTGTAGTCGATATCGGCGTTGTAGTATACTTCGGTGCGGTTGCAGGTGGACAGGACCAGGATGTCAGAAGCCTGTATAAAGCCCTTGAGCGTCTGTAGGAAAAGCCTGCAGGAGGATTCATCTAAGGCAATCAGCTCCCTGATATCCAGCGGCGCTTTCTTATACGACAGGCTGATTGCTTTAAAGTTCTGAAGCATAATAACGTGGGTTCTACTAAAGTGCAAAGTTAAGGCTCTAATTTTTAAAATGAAACTTACTTGCCCTCTATGTTCAATTTATACTAATTTCAAATAAATTACGTGATTACTGCATGATTCCCATCTACTCCCAGAAGAACAGGATAAAGCTTGTTGTTGTTATCATCGCCCTTATCATCGGTGCCGCCACCATTACCTACACCAATATACTTGTCAGCAAGTTGTCGGAGCGGGAGCAGGAACTGGTGCAGCTCTACGCTAAGGGCCTGCGCTACATGATCAACGCCCCCAGCGACGACAACATCGTGTTCATTGAGGAGGAAATCCTGTCGTCCAACACCACGGTGCCCGTTATACTAACAGATGAAAACGAAAATATTCTCGATTCTAAGAACATCAACATCCCAGAAAACATTTCGGATAAACCGGATAAAATA is a window of Pontibacter kalidii DNA encoding:
- a CDS encoding DUF1573 domain-containing protein, with translation MKKNLFLVAGMAITMFATSCENNKTGNDTVAENTTATEAPVQPIENPNVVATTAQGETATAGNSAVMSFEQTEYDFGSIKEGETIEHTFEFTNTGSTPLVIESATATCGCTVPEWTKTPVAPGQKGSVAVKFNSNGKPGQQQPTVTIRANTEPNIVRVAMKGSVEPKNRMPVAGSDGPVRRN
- the yajC gene encoding preprotein translocase subunit YajC — translated: MNTILLQTPDGGMLPQLLMFGAIILVFYFFMIRPQQKKVRDQKKFREELTKGMTVVTIGGLHGKLIALDDDTITLEVDKGVRLTFDKTAVSMEATMKVQNPA
- a CDS encoding YbbR-like domain-containing protein codes for the protein MRPFQPRTKQYWRVVLLCFVAASTFWLLNALNKSYSTQTSYPIRFVYDENELIPIKPLPQEIAINVTGKGWKLLRKSLRVEVQPAEIYIRDLPRNNYLLGSALRPSLVNALDGLQLNFVVTDTIYFDFDPKVQKRMALRLDPSQQLTNNQHAVVGPVRISPDSITFTGPASLIDSLPDPFLLRLPEQTLTEPAKVPVPINYNYKSLVEADVEQAHVIVNVKSLVSEERQVLPELVNVPEGASLNLRPPIVVLRYQVLQDSMSLLNRAAFKVVLNYNRFNPIDSTLVPELVQQPRGIRNVQVWPNRIRVSRR
- the coaE gene encoding dephospho-CoA kinase (Dephospho-CoA kinase (CoaE) performs the final step in coenzyme A biosynthesis.), whose protein sequence is MLKIGITGGIGTGKTIVSRLFAVLGVPVYDADTRAKWVMHHNQALREELLKAFGPATFSDAGELDRAYLAGMVFNNPQRLELLNSLVHPHVGTDFDVWAASHANKPYVLKEAALLFESESWRQLDEVITVSSPLELRIKRLLKRDTHRTEADIKAIMDRQLSEEEKMKRAQHIIYNDDKQLIIPQVLALHEQFSKAGA
- a CDS encoding AsmA-like C-terminal region-containing protein, yielding MLFYGVAILVASLGLALALVYTYQDKIIELFVAEANKHIKTKVDVRQISLSLFEKFPQVAVTLDEVNVHEGLPESRESLARADKLYFTFSLWDVLRGQYSVKEFYMEQGEVYVKVLPDGSVNYEIIATDTTSSDNSGFSFDLESINLREVAVHYIDQQLKQSYEVNAHQLAAALAISPETIDIQAEGKATIHTIQIGTGEYFKGKQVNLSSALSINRQAQTIALQPSVVQVGEAAYEVGGGIAYGGVTELDLKVDGKNTNVQSLLSLLPQSMTEELSQYRSEGEVYFNGTVKGKSSGKHVPGINVSFGARDASFFHPDAKQRVENIFLKGSFTNGEKQNATSSVLELRELKGVLNGRPFKGNLKYSNFDNPHIAFDVQGMLDVGYVLGLAKMEQVRSGSGLADVRIAFSGNLNEFKARPGNSTLNTTGDITLHNVSLTLQEMPLPLSNLRGNFMFKRNDVAVSDFKGKLGESDFTVNGMFRNVMAWLILENQRLLVEADFKSQYLNFDQLLSEEQNTPEDARTGEGYKFNVSPNIAFDLSASIDRLRFRRFRGKNIQGEVKLRNQVVSTPNISFQAIGGNFAVRGNLDARTPNHIKVSTAAKLNSMSVDSLFYVFENFHQNFIEERHLRGLLTANIVSDVYFDSQLNPKTNLLQAEIEATVRNGQLISFPPMQKMSAFVKRTELANMHFAELHNSFWIQQGTIYIPEMDIRSNLSAAPVVSVSGTHTFDQKMDYRIKLPLFSKQRPDKDARFGTVAEDPDAGNSNLFLTLRGSERDFKIAYDDERVRQKIKTDLKQEGQELRDLLRGKKPKQKEKEVELQEGEYFDFN
- a CDS encoding mechanosensitive ion channel family protein: MQELLNSEWLRQEFLGNTVAEYLTSAAILLFGLLFNTLLSRMLSGLVYKLGSRFWPEADLPEFRRLLVQPLEVLLFLVFLYFAFQVLDYPVQPQDLKAGDPFLKTFLLRTYQVFVIVALTWVLLRFADFVGLVFQHRTERAASKLNEQLVPFFKDFTKVLIVVFSFMAMLGSVFGVNVTGLVAGLGVGGLAVAFAAKESIENLLASFTIFLDKPFMAGDLVQVGEMIGTVEKVGFRSTRIRTLEKSFVTVPNKLMIDKPLDNLTLRTFRRAKFDIRLTYQTTSQQLRDITRDIQAYIDQHPRTNDDGRVRFLGLSPDAKDVMVLYFVDTMDWFDFIDIKEEINYRIVEIVENYGAEFALPTQRLYLQQPPEGAPQQPAERPYVGGTDLE
- a CDS encoding Glu/Leu/Phe/Val dehydrogenase dimerization domain-containing protein, which encodes MKDLLAKFENKRPEIVFEWKDPETEAEGWVVINSLRGGAAGGGTRMRKGLDKHEVESLAKTMEVKFTVSGPAIGGAKSGINFDPADPRKRGVLERWYKAVIPLLKSYYGTGGDLNVDEIHEVIPITEDYGLWHPQEGVVNGHFNATEPQKINKIGQLRQGVVKVIEDPHFSPSTARKYTVADMITGYGVAEAVRHYYDIWGEQFEGKRAIIQGWGNVGAAAGYYLASKGVKIVGIIDRAGGVIKEAGYTFEEITDLFLNRQGNTLNPDTPGILTFEDTNRRIWDLPAEIFIPAAASRLVSRDQVERMIKSGMQVISCGANVPFQDPEIFFGPTGEYADRNLSVIPDFIANCGMARVFAYLMESEVEITDEAIFSDTSSIIRRALEKSHGKQMQKTEIAKTSFEIALSQLL
- a CDS encoding anhydro-N-acetylmuramic acid kinase, translating into MRQLGGIANVSYTRNGTRLAFDTSACNMLLNTLANRAGLSYDDNGALARSGTLQQDLLEALNRPAYFSAPAPKSLGKEWVMEHSLRSIEASDASVTDKLHTVCHHVAQQLQLALPTLHEGQHRVLLTGGGAFNGYLVEQIRQHLGPKYNVEVPAPEVVSFKEALIFAFLGVLRWRGEPNCLSSVTGASRTNVGGAIYLC
- a CDS encoding anhydro-N-acetylmuramic acid kinase encodes the protein MDTSYHVIGLMSGTSLDGLDIAYCRFTYKSHNWIYEILNTTTLPYTDTLIDSLRGAETASGLKLVELDHAFGRFMGQQVHKFVQQHAIQPDFVASHGHTIFHQPEKHISLQLGHGAYLAASAQLPVVCNFRTLDIALGGQGPRWCPSAMNCCSASTTTASTWGHRQCFLHPQRHPPGL
- a CDS encoding ArsR/SmtB family transcription factor, producing the protein MKSLLSRVESKKIDKAAAMLKVLAHPKRLAIVDLLGKEDKMTVTEIYKQLDLPQAIASQHLITLKDKGVLSSFKVGTKIYYSLAIPKLIDVIDCLEECCIDI
- the hemA gene encoding glutamyl-tRNA reductase, producing MLQNFKAISLSYKKAPLDIRELIALDESSCRLFLQTLKGFIQASDILVLSTCNRTEVYYNADIDYSKEIVKLLGITKGIENISQYFDYFTILSEHDDAVQHLFDVSMGLESQVVGDMQISNQVKMAYQWSADNETAGPFLHRLMHTIFFTNKRVVQETSFRDGAASTSYAAIELIEELTADITDPSILVVGLGEIGADVCRNLKDLGFKNVKISNRTKAKAQALAEECHMEILPFEEIVQGMKEADVIISSVARETPFFTKEMVKRLDILTYKFFIDLAVPRSVEADLESIPGVLVYNIDTIQNKASEALQRRINSVPKVKEIVTESIDQFNDWSKEMMVSPTIHRLKSALETIRQEEIARYVKKLGPKETKLVDSITKSMMQKIIKLPVLQLKAACKRGEAETLIDLLNDLFNLENQPVSEDQKTE